The proteins below are encoded in one region of Sporosarcina sp. FSL K6-1508:
- a CDS encoding TIGR01457 family HAD-type hydrolase — MGTYKAICLDLDGTVYRGIEPIPEAVTFIGEMQQGGIDPYFITNNSSMTCLQLQEKLASFGIKADRNRIMTSAIAAAKYCKENYNGASVMMIGERGLEEALAFEGIEIVKENPDVVIMGIDRGVTYAKLADACLAIRAGANFIATNSDKAFPTERGLVPGNGSFVTLLESATGITPVFVGKPEPHMLEFIQVENGYLKEEMVMIGDNYETDIQAGIRFGIDTVHVAGGVTSREEVQARKQKPTYSYESLLEWGM, encoded by the coding sequence ATGGGAACATACAAAGCAATCTGTCTTGACTTGGATGGCACTGTCTATCGAGGAATAGAACCGATTCCAGAAGCGGTTACGTTCATTGGGGAAATGCAACAGGGAGGCATTGATCCTTATTTCATAACAAACAATTCGTCGATGACGTGTCTGCAACTGCAAGAAAAGCTAGCTTCTTTCGGCATAAAAGCAGATCGTAATCGTATTATGACATCCGCTATTGCTGCGGCGAAGTATTGCAAAGAGAATTATAATGGTGCATCTGTCATGATGATTGGCGAAAGAGGTTTGGAAGAAGCATTAGCATTCGAAGGGATTGAGATCGTCAAAGAAAATCCAGATGTTGTAATCATGGGGATTGACCGGGGCGTGACATATGCGAAATTGGCCGATGCTTGTCTTGCAATACGGGCAGGGGCTAATTTTATCGCAACGAATAGCGACAAAGCTTTTCCAACGGAGAGAGGACTCGTTCCTGGTAATGGATCGTTCGTGACATTGCTGGAAAGTGCGACGGGAATAACTCCAGTATTTGTCGGTAAACCAGAGCCTCATATGCTTGAATTCATTCAGGTAGAGAACGGCTATCTAAAAGAAGAAATGGTCATGATTGGTGATAATTACGAGACGGATATACAAGCAGGAATTCGTTTCGGCATTGATACCGTACATGTTGCTGGGGGAGTTACATCACGAGAAGAAGTACAAGCGAGAAAACAGAAGCCCACCTATTCGTATGAGTCATTGCTTGAATGGGGAATGTAA
- a CDS encoding YuzB family protein: protein MNPIVEFCMSNIANGSQETFEKLEKDPNLDVLEYGCLSYCTKCSDTLYAIVNGEIVEADTTDELTERIYQYIEDNPLF, encoded by the coding sequence GTGAATCCGATTGTCGAGTTTTGCATGAGTAATATTGCAAACGGTTCACAAGAAACATTTGAAAAGTTGGAGAAAGATCCAAATCTTGATGTTCTTGAGTACGGTTGCTTAAGTTACTGCACAAAATGTTCAGATACGCTGTATGCGATCGTCAATGGTGAAATCGTCGAGGCTGATACGACAGACGAGCTGACTGAACGCATCTATCAATATATAGAAGACAATCCGCTCTTTTGA
- a CDS encoding NAD(P)/FAD-dependent oxidoreductase, translating to MRKLVLLGAGYGNMRILLRLLTKELPKDIEITLVDRTPFHSLKTEFYALASGTVSDSVVRVPLPEHDRLKVVSGEIIEIRPDEKCVYLDDGVQLMYDELVIGLGCEDNYHDVPGAAEYTYSIQTIGKSRVTYEKLLGLGSGATIGIVGAGLSGIELASELRESRPDLNIKLFDRGPRILRDFPERLSNYVKGWFDEHNVDVVASSNITKVEPTTLFNHEETIAVDAVVWTAGIRPVAAVQNIDTEKDGSGRVVLNMYHQLPDFNDVYIVGDCAALPYAPSAQVAEEQAEQIVRVLRNVWNNEPLPETMPEIKLKGFLGSLGKKQGFAYLADRTVTGRIARLLKSGVLWMYKWHNG from the coding sequence ATGAGAAAACTTGTATTATTAGGCGCTGGATATGGAAATATGCGTATTTTACTGCGTTTATTGACAAAAGAACTGCCGAAAGATATCGAAATAACGCTTGTCGATCGTACCCCATTCCATAGCTTGAAGACGGAATTTTATGCGTTGGCTTCTGGAACTGTCTCAGATTCGGTTGTACGAGTTCCGCTTCCAGAACATGATAGATTGAAAGTTGTCAGTGGAGAAATTATAGAAATCAGACCAGATGAAAAGTGTGTCTATCTCGATGATGGTGTCCAACTCATGTATGACGAATTGGTCATCGGCCTTGGCTGTGAAGATAACTATCATGACGTGCCGGGGGCTGCTGAATATACGTATAGTATTCAAACAATTGGTAAGTCCAGGGTTACATATGAAAAACTACTTGGCCTTGGCAGCGGAGCAACAATTGGTATTGTTGGAGCCGGTTTAAGCGGAATCGAACTTGCCAGTGAGCTGCGGGAAAGCAGACCGGATTTGAATATTAAATTGTTTGATCGCGGCCCGCGTATTTTGAGAGACTTCCCTGAAAGACTCAGCAATTATGTCAAAGGTTGGTTTGACGAGCATAATGTCGACGTCGTTGCAAGCTCCAATATTACAAAAGTTGAACCGACTACACTCTTTAATCATGAAGAAACGATAGCGGTCGATGCTGTCGTTTGGACAGCAGGGATTCGTCCTGTCGCGGCTGTACAAAATATCGATACAGAAAAAGATGGATCAGGCCGAGTTGTACTGAATATGTATCATCAGTTGCCTGACTTTAATGATGTCTATATTGTAGGGGACTGTGCGGCCCTTCCATACGCACCGAGTGCACAAGTCGCAGAGGAACAGGCGGAGCAGATTGTACGTGTCTTGCGCAATGTCTGGAACAATGAGCCCTTGCCAGAGACAATGCCAGAAATCAAGTTGAAAGGGTTCCTAGGATCCCTTGGTAAGAAACAAGGATTTGCATACCTAGCTGATCGTACTGTAACTGGCCGTATTGCTCGATTGTTAAAATCAGGTGTGCTTTGGATGTATAAATGGCATAATGGTTAA
- a CDS encoding YuzD family protein: MNKVIINIEIYGADIICASCVNSPSSKDTYEWLQAAIDRKYPNQPYTIDYIDIESDVSDDKHKKIIQQIQDDEFFYPLVMINDEMVGEGYIQLKPVFTAFEKNGYVAES, from the coding sequence GTGAATAAAGTTATTATAAACATTGAAATTTACGGAGCAGATATCATTTGTGCCAGTTGTGTAAATTCACCTTCCTCCAAAGATACATATGAGTGGCTTCAGGCTGCTATCGACAGAAAGTACCCAAACCAACCGTACACTATCGATTATATTGATATCGAATCAGATGTTTCCGATGACAAGCATAAAAAAATCATACAGCAAATACAAGACGATGAGTTTTTCTATCCACTCGTCATGATCAATGATGAAATGGTCGGTGAAGGCTATATTCAATTAAAACCTGTGTTTACGGCATTTGAAAAGAATGGCTATGTAGCTGAATCGTGA
- a CDS encoding NifU family protein — protein MSDTMLTEPVQEVLDKLRPFLLRDGGDCELVDIEDGIVKLRLLGACGTCPSSTITLKAGIERALLEEVPGVVEVEQVF, from the coding sequence ATGTCAGATACAATGTTAACTGAACCAGTACAAGAAGTATTAGATAAATTACGCCCATTCCTCTTACGTGATGGAGGAGACTGTGAACTTGTGGATATCGAGGATGGTATCGTGAAACTACGTCTACTTGGCGCTTGCGGTACTTGCCCAAGCTCGACAATTACACTAAAAGCAGGTATTGAGCGCGCTCTTTTGGAAGAAGTTCCAGGCGTCGTTGAAGTGGAACAAGTATTTTAA
- a CDS encoding DUF2225 domain-containing protein, with product MEISPFYDKKVTCINCKKHFTTIRIRSRFVRVASHESDFKPVYSDPEVNPILYNVAVCPHCGFSFTDDFSPYFAPGTEEDIAERITSQWNGRSFSAERDTDEAIETYKLAYLSAMFKKEKVLTLAGLTLRIAWLYRQKGAKEEEKRFLLIARNFYNASYSEGDFKGTQMSETKVLYLIAELSWKIGDENEAVKSFSRILESQRTSTEPKIIEMAKERWQDIKEWRKVSE from the coding sequence ATGGAAATCAGCCCATTTTATGATAAGAAAGTAACGTGTATTAATTGCAAAAAACACTTTACAACTATAAGAATCCGTTCGAGGTTCGTTCGAGTTGCATCCCACGAAAGTGATTTCAAACCAGTCTATTCAGATCCTGAAGTAAATCCCATCCTATATAACGTTGCCGTCTGTCCTCATTGCGGTTTCTCTTTTACTGATGACTTTTCCCCTTACTTTGCTCCCGGCACGGAAGAAGATATAGCCGAACGGATAACATCTCAGTGGAACGGCCGATCATTCAGTGCTGAGCGTGATACCGATGAAGCCATTGAAACTTATAAGTTAGCCTATTTAAGCGCTATGTTCAAGAAGGAGAAAGTTCTTACACTTGCGGGACTTACCCTGCGGATTGCTTGGTTATATCGTCAAAAAGGGGCAAAGGAAGAAGAGAAGCGTTTTCTACTAATCGCCAGAAATTTCTATAATGCTTCCTATTCAGAAGGCGATTTTAAAGGAACACAAATGTCTGAAACAAAGGTACTGTATTTGATTGCGGAACTATCATGGAAAATCGGGGATGAAAATGAGGCAGTAAAGAGTTTTTCCCGTATCCTTGAAAGCCAGCGCACATCGACTGAACCAAAAATTATTGAAATGGCTAAAGAACGATGGCAAGATATAAAAGAGTGGCGCAAGGTATCCGAATAG
- a CDS encoding HesB/IscA family protein: MTQVVEVTKAAAIHVREMMLHNEEEGSFLRVAVNGGGCSGLTYGMGFETEKSPDDILLEQHGLQILVSSEDAGVLEGTQVDYKESLMGGGFTINNPNAIASCGCGTSFRTAKKEGTPADC, encoded by the coding sequence ATGACACAGGTTGTTGAAGTTACAAAAGCAGCGGCAATTCATGTAAGGGAAATGATGCTTCATAATGAAGAAGAAGGATCATTTCTGCGTGTCGCTGTGAACGGTGGAGGATGCAGCGGGTTGACATATGGTATGGGTTTCGAAACTGAAAAGTCACCGGACGATATTCTGCTTGAACAGCACGGTTTACAAATTCTCGTTTCTAGTGAAGATGCCGGAGTGCTTGAAGGCACACAAGTTGATTATAAAGAGTCCCTTATGGGTGGCGGATTTACGATAAATAACCCGAATGCAATTGCTTCATGCGGTTGCGGAACATCATTCAGAACAGCTAAGAAAGAAGGAACGCCAGCAGACTGCTGA
- a CDS encoding NAD(P)/FAD-dependent oxidoreductase, whose translation MKRPTILVLGAGYGGLTTVVNLQKSLGADDADVVLINKNDYHYESTWLHEAAAGTMSPESVRYDIANVINSNKVKFIKAEVQAIDVSGKVVTTNVGTHTYDYLVISLGFEGETFGIPGLDKYAFSIANVKAARQIREHIEYQFATWSTEEVKDDSRLTIIVGGAGFTGIEFLGELGNRVPELCKEFDVPQEKVRVLCVEAAPMVLPGFDPELVEYAVKQLNSKGIEFSIGTPVVEATPEGVNLKKGEDEFEFIKAGTVVWAAGVRGNRLIEETGIENMRARVKVDKDLRAPGHSDVFIVGDCALMINEEVNRPFPPTAQIAMQQGDMCANNIIALMKGNPTSEFVPDLKGSVCSLGDSDAIGVVFGKKVTGTKASFMKKMIDNRALFMIGGAGLTLKKGKFNLLK comes from the coding sequence GTGAAAAGACCGACAATTTTAGTATTAGGTGCGGGTTATGGCGGTTTAACAACGGTTGTTAACTTGCAAAAATCTCTTGGAGCGGACGATGCAGATGTCGTTCTTATAAACAAAAATGATTACCATTATGAATCGACATGGCTTCATGAAGCTGCTGCGGGAACAATGTCTCCTGAATCTGTACGTTATGATATAGCAAATGTTATTAATAGTAATAAAGTTAAATTTATTAAAGCCGAAGTTCAAGCAATCGACGTTAGCGGGAAAGTCGTAACGACAAACGTTGGTACTCATACATACGATTATCTTGTTATCTCGCTTGGTTTTGAAGGAGAAACATTCGGTATCCCAGGTCTTGATAAATATGCTTTCTCGATTGCCAATGTTAAAGCTGCACGTCAAATCCGCGAACATATTGAATATCAATTCGCGACTTGGTCAACTGAAGAAGTTAAAGACGATAGCCGCCTGACAATTATCGTAGGAGGAGCGGGCTTCACAGGAATCGAGTTCCTTGGTGAACTTGGTAACCGTGTTCCAGAACTTTGCAAAGAGTTCGACGTTCCGCAAGAAAAAGTACGTGTCCTATGTGTAGAAGCAGCCCCTATGGTTCTTCCAGGATTTGATCCTGAACTTGTGGAGTATGCAGTTAAACAATTGAACTCTAAAGGAATTGAATTCTCAATTGGTACACCAGTTGTAGAAGCTACTCCTGAGGGCGTCAATCTTAAAAAAGGCGAAGATGAGTTTGAATTTATCAAAGCTGGTACAGTCGTTTGGGCTGCTGGTGTGCGTGGTAACCGTTTGATTGAAGAAACGGGTATCGAAAACATGCGTGCTCGCGTTAAAGTAGACAAAGATCTTCGTGCACCTGGTCATTCTGATGTATTCATCGTTGGAGACTGCGCGCTTATGATCAACGAAGAAGTGAACCGTCCATTCCCGCCTACTGCACAAATTGCTATGCAACAAGGCGACATGTGTGCGAATAATATCATCGCACTTATGAAAGGCAATCCTACTTCAGAGTTCGTACCTGACTTAAAAGGAAGCGTTTGTTCACTAGGTGATAGCGATGCAATTGGTGTAGTATTCGGTAAAAAAGTAACGGGTACTAAAGCTTCATTCATGAAAAAAATGATTGATAACCGTGCTCTATTCATGATTGGCGGAGCAGGTCTTACACTGAAAAAAGGTAAATTCAACTTACTTAAATAA
- a CDS encoding NUDIX hydrolase, whose translation MSRKMRGNVWLGAAGLVVNSKGQWLVVRKKYGGLKGLWSIPAGFVEGNETADRAAIREVKEETGIICRLEGMIGFRTGVLNGEISDNMAIFLLTLAKEDQVLIPQLKEISEVAWKSPFELKEDKDVSVMIHEIAEKVIESGFDEIENINPGDQFGYTSYKLFFKK comes from the coding sequence ATGTCACGGAAAATGAGGGGTAATGTATGGCTTGGAGCAGCGGGTCTTGTTGTTAATAGCAAAGGACAGTGGCTTGTCGTTCGTAAAAAGTATGGTGGTCTTAAGGGGTTATGGTCCATTCCGGCAGGTTTCGTTGAAGGCAATGAAACGGCAGATCGAGCTGCAATTAGGGAAGTAAAAGAAGAGACGGGAATTATCTGCCGGCTTGAAGGTATGATTGGATTCCGTACCGGTGTATTGAACGGAGAAATTAGCGATAACATGGCTATATTTCTACTTACACTTGCGAAAGAAGACCAAGTCTTAATACCTCAGCTGAAAGAAATTTCGGAAGTGGCATGGAAAAGTCCATTTGAATTGAAAGAAGATAAGGATGTTTCTGTTATGATTCATGAGATTGCTGAAAAGGTGATTGAATCGGGTTTTGACGAAATTGAAAATATCAATCCTGGAGATCAATTCGGCTATACTTCGTATAAACTCTTTTTCAAAAAGTGA
- a CDS encoding YuiB family protein, which yields MIFIVMFFGIGFLLNMLLRMTWLMAIIYPIVVILIIDEVKVYEYFTKPKYAFQLLGEKLLALHTADILILVSGLVGAIISGIVIKLLRKQGYQMF from the coding sequence ATGATTTTCATTGTCATGTTTTTTGGTATAGGATTCCTTTTGAATATGCTTCTTCGAATGACATGGTTGATGGCCATCATTTACCCGATTGTCGTCATACTGATTATTGATGAAGTAAAAGTGTATGAATACTTCACGAAACCGAAATACGCATTCCAACTTCTTGGAGAAAAGCTTTTGGCCCTGCATACAGCGGATATTCTCATTTTAGTAAGCGGACTGGTAGGAGCGATTATTTCAGGTATCGTTATTAAGCTACTCAGAAAACAAGGTTATCAAATGTTTTAA